One window of Brachybacterium ginsengisoli genomic DNA carries:
- a CDS encoding Gfo/Idh/MocA family protein — MLSVGIIGTGNISRAHVNAYLGFPEEVRIVALADTAAGKAEAARAEHGLDEARAYDDPAAMLADEQLDLVSIATPPSTHCPLTVAALEAGVNVIVEKPMAPSLEECDRMLEAQERSGKLLSVVAQNRFRDDMARLKAVLDSERIGRVTHARIASEWWRGLSYYDLWWRGTWESEGGGPTLNHAIHHLDLTLWLLGRPQAVAAMMTNAAHHNAEVEDLSVAILQYERGLAELTSSVVHHGEQQQIVIQGEHARISQPWEVAAETARPNGFPAEGGNAELAAELEALAADHQPLARTGHAGQLGDVIAALAEGRPPLIDGEAGKRAIELVTAIYAAAIERRTIDLPIAPEDPWYRSGTLVERAPHFFEKTASVSSQDGDIDLGPSSR, encoded by the coding sequence ATGCTCTCCGTCGGCATCATCGGCACCGGCAACATCTCCCGCGCACATGTGAACGCCTACCTCGGCTTCCCGGAGGAGGTGAGGATCGTGGCGCTGGCCGACACCGCCGCGGGCAAGGCCGAGGCGGCGCGCGCCGAGCACGGCCTGGACGAGGCGCGGGCGTACGACGACCCGGCGGCGATGCTCGCCGACGAGCAGCTCGACCTGGTCTCGATCGCGACGCCGCCGAGCACCCACTGCCCGCTCACCGTGGCGGCCCTCGAGGCCGGCGTGAACGTGATCGTCGAGAAGCCGATGGCGCCCTCCCTCGAGGAGTGCGACCGGATGCTCGAGGCGCAGGAGCGCTCCGGGAAGCTGCTCTCGGTGGTGGCCCAGAACCGCTTCCGCGATGACATGGCGCGTCTGAAGGCCGTGCTGGACAGCGAGCGGATCGGCCGCGTGACCCATGCCCGGATCGCCTCGGAGTGGTGGCGCGGGCTGTCCTACTACGACCTGTGGTGGCGCGGCACCTGGGAGTCCGAGGGCGGCGGTCCCACCCTGAACCACGCGATCCACCACCTCGACCTCACCCTGTGGCTGCTGGGCAGGCCGCAGGCGGTCGCGGCGATGATGACCAATGCCGCGCACCACAACGCCGAGGTCGAGGACCTCTCGGTCGCGATCCTGCAGTACGAGCGGGGGCTGGCCGAGCTGACCAGCTCGGTGGTCCACCACGGCGAGCAGCAGCAGATCGTGATCCAGGGCGAGCACGCCCGGATCTCGCAGCCCTGGGAGGTGGCCGCCGAGACCGCGCGGCCCAACGGCTTCCCCGCCGAGGGCGGGAACGCGGAGCTCGCCGCCGAGCTCGAGGCCCTCGCCGCGGATCATCAGCCGCTGGCCCGCACCGGTCATGCCGGGCAGCTCGGTGATGTGATCGCCGCGCTCGCCGAGGGGCGCCCTCCGCTCATCGACGGCGAGGCCGGCAAGCGGGCGATCGAGCTGGTCACGGCGATCTATGCGGCCGCGATCGAGCGCCGCACCATCGACCTTCCGATCGCTCCTGAGGACCCCTGGTACCGCAGCGGCACGCTCGTGGAGCGGGCACCGCACTTCTTCGAGAAGACCGCCTCGGTCTCCTCGCAGGACGGCGACATCGACCTGGGCCCGTCCTCCCGCTGA
- a CDS encoding aspartate-alanine antiporter-like transporter, with translation MIDALEGSPLLTLFLVVASGALLGAIPFGRIRLGAAGALFTGLLLSALAPHLGAGMEIVQTLGLALFVYTVGISAGATFFGTLNRQLPLLAAATLGTVIAAALTLLLGGALGLERDLSLGLFTGALTAAPALDAAARLTGTAGPSVGYSFGYPIGVIVGIVLVSSIVTRAWPGRKDTPALAGTSLSSRTVRVAKDVNLRDVPQWHEQRVRFSYLRREGTVRVIVPGEDLLAGDEVVAVGMPDQVEEVTAELGETSDRHVAHDRSLVEFTRLTVSNPDLASRSIAELNLPVRFGAVVTRVRRGDLELLARDDLVLEPGDRIAVVVDRRRLDAVHTFLGDSDRKAGELDVLSLGLGLVLGVALGLVTLPMPGGGSFALGPAAGPLLVGMVLGALRRTGPVVWALPGSANRTLRQLGLLLFLAGLGLTAGPEVAAMLASPTAWRAAVLAAAVSALSCLALVIAGRWVLDLSAPRAAGAVAGFLGQPAVLEAAGARRADDRIEAAYATLFAFSIVVKILLVPVLWNL, from the coding sequence GTGATCGATGCGCTCGAGGGGAGCCCGCTCCTCACGCTCTTCCTGGTCGTCGCCTCCGGCGCGCTGCTCGGGGCGATCCCCTTCGGCAGGATCCGACTGGGCGCCGCGGGGGCCCTGTTCACCGGGCTCCTCCTCTCCGCGCTCGCCCCGCACCTCGGCGCCGGGATGGAGATCGTGCAGACCCTGGGACTGGCGCTGTTCGTCTACACCGTCGGGATCTCCGCCGGGGCCACGTTCTTCGGCACCCTGAACCGTCAGCTGCCGCTGCTGGCGGCGGCCACCCTCGGCACGGTCATCGCCGCTGCCCTCACCCTGCTGCTCGGCGGGGCGCTGGGTCTGGAACGGGATCTGTCCCTGGGCCTGTTCACCGGTGCCCTCACCGCCGCCCCGGCCCTCGACGCCGCCGCCCGTCTGACCGGGACCGCCGGACCGTCGGTCGGCTACTCCTTCGGGTATCCCATCGGCGTGATCGTGGGCATCGTGCTGGTCTCCAGCATCGTCACCCGCGCCTGGCCGGGCCGGAAGGACACCCCGGCCCTGGCGGGCACCAGCTTGTCCTCCCGCACGGTGCGCGTGGCGAAGGACGTGAACCTGCGCGATGTGCCCCAGTGGCACGAGCAGCGCGTGCGCTTCTCCTACCTGCGCCGGGAGGGGACGGTGCGGGTGATCGTGCCGGGCGAGGACCTCCTGGCCGGGGACGAGGTGGTCGCCGTCGGCATGCCCGACCAGGTCGAGGAGGTGACCGCGGAGCTCGGCGAGACCAGCGACCGGCACGTCGCCCATGACCGCTCCCTGGTGGAGTTCACCCGCCTCACCGTCTCCAACCCGGACCTCGCCTCCCGCTCGATCGCCGAGCTGAACCTGCCGGTGCGCTTCGGCGCGGTGGTCACCCGGGTGCGGCGCGGCGACCTCGAGCTCCTCGCCCGGGACGACCTCGTGCTGGAGCCCGGGGACCGGATCGCGGTGGTGGTGGACCGCCGCCGCCTCGACGCCGTCCACACCTTCCTCGGCGACTCGGACCGCAAGGCCGGCGAGCTCGACGTGCTCTCCCTGGGCCTCGGCCTGGTGCTCGGCGTTGCCCTCGGCCTGGTGACCCTGCCGATGCCCGGCGGCGGCAGCTTCGCGCTGGGACCGGCCGCCGGCCCGCTCCTGGTGGGCATGGTGCTGGGGGCCCTGCGTCGCACGGGCCCGGTGGTGTGGGCGCTGCCGGGCAGCGCGAACCGCACCTTGCGCCAGCTGGGGCTGCTGCTGTTCCTCGCCGGTCTCGGCCTCACCGCCGGGCCCGAGGTCGCCGCGATGCTCGCCTCGCCCACGGCCTGGCGTGCGGCGGTGCTCGCCGCGGCCGTCTCGGCGCTGAGCTGCCTGGCACTGGTGATCGCCGGGCGCTGGGTGCTGGACCTCTCCGCCCCGCGCGCCGCGGGCGCGGTCGCCGGGTTCCTCGGCCAGCCGGCGGTGCTCGAGGCGGCCGGTGCCCGACGGGCCGACGACCGCATCGAGGCCGCCTACGCGACGCTCTTCGCCTTCTCGATCGTCGTGAAGATCCTGCTGGTCCCCGTGCTCTGGAACCTCTGA
- a CDS encoding maleylpyruvate isomerase N-terminal domain-containing protein, giving the protein MDLFSLSWTALLTAATGLPDRALARPSGCRGWLVRDLLGHLVIDAQDVLITLATPAETAPTADALSYWTPSPTAPDGTDPLDALTVRLAAAYEEPSLLRDHLGDVGGAAGRAALLAHPDLPVSTQGMTLTVRDYLGAYVLEWTLHHLDLIAHLDPAGAPPGPPGEGLAETRDMLERRIRLRLPATWTDADALRIATGRQEPSAQQRTELDALGPRAQMLPLSLG; this is encoded by the coding sequence GTGGACCTCTTCTCCCTCAGCTGGACCGCGCTGCTCACCGCGGCGACCGGTCTGCCGGACCGCGCCCTCGCCCGGCCCTCCGGCTGCCGGGGATGGCTGGTGCGGGATCTGCTCGGCCACCTCGTCATCGACGCGCAGGACGTGCTCATCACCCTCGCCACCCCGGCGGAGACGGCGCCCACCGCCGATGCGCTGAGCTACTGGACCCCGAGCCCCACCGCTCCGGACGGCACCGATCCGCTGGACGCGCTCACCGTGCGCCTCGCGGCCGCCTACGAGGAGCCCTCGCTGCTGCGGGACCACCTCGGGGACGTCGGCGGCGCCGCCGGCCGCGCCGCCCTGCTCGCCCATCCGGACCTGCCGGTCTCCACCCAGGGCATGACCCTCACGGTGCGCGACTACCTGGGCGCCTACGTGCTCGAGTGGACGCTCCACCACCTGGACCTGATCGCCCACCTCGATCCCGCGGGCGCCCCGCCCGGCCCGCCCGGCGAGGGCCTGGCCGAGACGCGGGACATGCTCGAACGTCGGATCCGGCTCCGGCTGCCGGCGACCTGGACCGACGCCGACGCCCTGCGGATCGCGACCGGCCGCCAGGAGCCGTCGGCCCAGCAGCGGACGGAGCTCGACGCCCTCGGCCCGCGCGCACAGATGCTGCCGCTCTCCCTCGGCTGA
- a CDS encoding Gfo/Idh/MocA family protein: MAVSEGANYAPDSMPKPVVEPGEFVFAAMHLDHGHIGGMTQGLLDAGATLKWVYDPQPERAAAFKEQFPQVTVASSEEEVLADPEVHLVAAAAIPVDRAPLGIRVMEAGKDYFTDKTPLTTHEQLAEAKAAVERTGRKYAVYYSERIHVEAAVLAGQLIDRGAIGKVLQVQGMGPHRIGDPATRPDWFFERARYGGILTDIGSHNFEQMLAFTGSDDAELLSSSIGNFGNPEHPELDDYGDAHIALSSGATGFVRVDWFTPKGLGTWGDGRTFILGTEGYIELRKYIDVTTDNGGGQVILVDGEGEHRIKASGQVGHPFFGELILDVLNRTENAMTQAHAFKAVELALDAQKHARELTGRTA; the protein is encoded by the coding sequence ATGGCCGTCTCCGAAGGAGCCAACTACGCACCGGACTCGATGCCGAAGCCGGTCGTCGAGCCCGGCGAGTTCGTGTTCGCCGCGATGCACCTCGACCACGGCCACATCGGAGGCATGACCCAGGGCCTCCTGGACGCCGGCGCGACCCTGAAGTGGGTCTACGACCCCCAGCCCGAGCGCGCCGCCGCGTTCAAGGAGCAGTTCCCGCAGGTCACCGTCGCCTCCAGCGAGGAGGAGGTGCTCGCCGATCCCGAGGTGCACCTCGTCGCCGCGGCGGCGATCCCCGTGGACCGCGCCCCGCTGGGCATCCGCGTGATGGAGGCCGGCAAGGACTACTTCACCGACAAGACCCCGCTGACCACCCACGAGCAGCTCGCCGAGGCGAAGGCCGCCGTGGAGCGCACCGGCAGGAAGTACGCCGTGTACTACTCCGAGCGGATCCACGTCGAGGCCGCGGTGCTCGCCGGCCAGCTCATCGACCGCGGCGCGATCGGGAAGGTGCTGCAGGTCCAGGGCATGGGCCCGCACCGCATCGGCGATCCCGCCACCCGCCCCGACTGGTTCTTCGAGCGCGCCCGCTACGGCGGCATCCTCACCGACATCGGCAGCCACAACTTCGAGCAGATGCTCGCCTTCACCGGCTCCGACGACGCCGAGCTGCTCTCCTCCTCGATCGGCAACTTCGGCAACCCCGAGCACCCCGAGCTGGACGACTACGGCGACGCCCACATCGCGCTCTCCTCCGGCGCGACCGGGTTCGTGCGCGTGGACTGGTTCACCCCGAAGGGCCTGGGCACCTGGGGCGACGGCCGCACCTTCATCCTCGGCACCGAGGGGTACATCGAGCTGCGCAAGTACATCGACGTCACCACCGACAACGGCGGCGGCCAGGTCATCCTCGTCGACGGCGAGGGCGAGCACCGGATCAAGGCCTCCGGCCAGGTGGGCCACCCCTTCTTCGGCGAGCTGATCCTCGACGTGCTCAACCGCACCGAGAACGCCATGACCCAGGCGCATGCCTTCAAGGCCGTGGAGCTGGCGCTGGACGCGCAGAAGCACGCCCGGGAGCTCACCGGCCGCACGGCCTGA
- the galB gene encoding beta-galactosidase GalB, translating into MTPPPRSRQRLESGWRFQRIAPDQVDHALDYIPWPELGAAEDGKDADARPEQVRHDAADTGLRPWILPTASPFVHDPSARAERPEGAPPVRPRAADPGTDDADWQQVTVPHDWAIAGPFLVEGPHGGMGRLESWGVGWYRRDLEILAEDTGRSIHLEIDGAMSYASVWLNGTLVGGWPYGYTSWRLDLTPHVRPGERNLLAIRLDNPPRSARWYPGGGLFRDVHLVRTAPVAVGHWGTTITTHEVSEDSADVDVEVRLVNAGSQPVAVQVETEIHTIPDGSGMPGTGSPAGTLVATTGPGTADVGPGAEATLSGSASIQRPALWGPPPTQRPHRHLAVTTVRQGGEVVDQVRTPFGVRRIEFDADEGLLVNGERIRIQGVNNHHDLGSLGAAFHERAAERQLEILQEMGANALRTAHNPPAPELLDLTDRMGILVLDEVFDSWYARKTDLDFHLIFEDWHEADLRAMIRRDRHHPSVILWGIGNEVGEQYTEEEGALVARRLVEIAHQEDPSRLTTTAMNYAKPHMPLPAEVDVIGINYQGEGIRQEPIFEGTDRIRTPPQYPLFREAFPRTPMLGTETASALSTRGTYLFPVAEEQSGPARDGRGADDASCTVSAYELHAVDFGSTAEKVFASLESHPYVAGEFVWTGFDYLGEPTPYYSARSSYTGIVDLAGFPKDRFWLYRSQWRPEVPTAHLLPHWTWPGREGEVTPVHVFTSGDEAELFVDGVSQGRRRKQPGQFRLRWDETVYTPGEVRVQVYRDGAPWAEDVVRTAGAPAHLELTADRSAITADGRDLVHVSARVLDADGVEVPTATDLLRFAVEGPGRILATDNGDPTDMTAFPSPERRAFSGRALAVVAAERGADGTLRVSASAEGLQGDEVLVQLARSPRPGGRTAGTGAGER; encoded by the coding sequence ATGACGCCCCCGCCCCGCAGCAGACAGCGCCTCGAGAGCGGGTGGCGCTTCCAGCGGATCGCCCCCGACCAGGTGGATCACGCCCTGGACTACATCCCCTGGCCGGAGCTCGGCGCCGCCGAGGACGGCAAGGACGCCGACGCCCGCCCCGAGCAGGTGCGCCACGACGCGGCGGACACCGGTCTGCGGCCGTGGATCCTGCCCACCGCGTCCCCCTTCGTCCATGACCCGTCGGCCCGCGCCGAGCGGCCGGAGGGTGCACCGCCCGTCCGGCCCCGAGCTGCCGACCCCGGCACCGACGACGCCGACTGGCAGCAGGTCACCGTGCCCCATGACTGGGCGATCGCCGGCCCCTTCCTGGTGGAGGGCCCGCACGGCGGCATGGGGCGCCTGGAGAGCTGGGGAGTGGGCTGGTACCGCCGTGACCTGGAGATCCTCGCCGAGGACACGGGCCGATCGATCCACCTGGAGATCGACGGGGCGATGTCCTACGCCTCGGTGTGGCTCAACGGCACCCTGGTGGGCGGCTGGCCCTACGGCTACACCAGCTGGCGCCTGGACCTCACGCCCCACGTGCGGCCGGGCGAGCGGAACCTGCTGGCGATCCGGCTGGACAACCCGCCGCGCTCGGCCCGCTGGTACCCCGGCGGAGGGCTCTTCCGCGACGTCCACCTGGTGCGCACCGCCCCGGTCGCCGTCGGCCACTGGGGCACGACGATCACCACCCACGAGGTCAGCGAGGACTCCGCCGACGTCGACGTCGAGGTGAGGCTCGTGAACGCCGGCTCGCAGCCGGTCGCCGTGCAGGTCGAGACCGAGATCCACACGATCCCCGACGGGAGCGGCATGCCCGGCACCGGATCGCCGGCGGGCACCCTCGTCGCGACCACGGGACCGGGCACCGCCGACGTCGGCCCCGGCGCCGAGGCCACCCTCTCCGGATCGGCCAGCATCCAGCGGCCTGCGCTGTGGGGACCGCCGCCCACCCAGCGGCCCCACCGCCACCTCGCCGTCACCACGGTGCGGCAGGGCGGCGAGGTGGTGGACCAGGTCCGCACCCCCTTCGGCGTGCGCCGGATCGAGTTCGACGCCGACGAGGGACTGCTCGTCAACGGCGAGCGGATCCGGATCCAGGGCGTGAACAACCACCACGACCTCGGGTCCCTGGGTGCGGCCTTCCACGAGCGCGCGGCCGAGCGGCAGCTCGAGATCCTGCAGGAGATGGGCGCGAACGCGCTGCGCACGGCGCACAACCCGCCCGCTCCCGAGCTGCTGGACCTCACCGACCGGATGGGGATCCTGGTGCTCGACGAGGTGTTCGACTCCTGGTACGCCCGCAAGACCGACCTCGACTTCCATCTGATCTTCGAGGACTGGCACGAGGCGGACCTGCGGGCGATGATCCGCCGCGACCGCCACCACCCCTCGGTGATCCTGTGGGGGATCGGCAACGAGGTCGGCGAGCAGTACACGGAGGAGGAGGGCGCGCTGGTCGCCCGGCGCCTGGTGGAGATCGCGCATCAGGAGGACCCGAGCCGCCTGACCACGACCGCGATGAACTACGCCAAGCCGCACATGCCGCTGCCGGCCGAGGTGGACGTCATCGGCATCAACTACCAGGGCGAGGGGATCCGGCAGGAGCCGATCTTCGAGGGCACCGACCGGATCCGCACCCCACCCCAGTACCCGCTCTTCCGGGAGGCGTTCCCCCGCACGCCGATGCTCGGCACTGAGACCGCCTCGGCGCTGTCCACCCGCGGCACCTACCTCTTCCCCGTGGCGGAGGAGCAGAGCGGCCCGGCCCGGGACGGCCGCGGAGCCGACGACGCGAGCTGCACCGTCAGCGCCTACGAGCTCCACGCCGTGGACTTCGGGTCCACGGCGGAGAAGGTCTTCGCCTCCCTCGAGAGCCACCCCTACGTGGCCGGGGAGTTCGTCTGGACCGGCTTCGACTACCTGGGCGAGCCCACCCCGTACTACTCGGCCCGCAGCTCGTACACCGGCATCGTGGACCTCGCCGGCTTCCCCAAGGATCGTTTCTGGCTGTACCGCTCGCAGTGGCGGCCGGAGGTGCCCACCGCGCACCTGCTGCCGCACTGGACCTGGCCGGGCCGGGAGGGCGAGGTGACGCCCGTGCACGTGTTCACCTCGGGCGACGAGGCCGAGCTGTTCGTGGACGGCGTCTCCCAGGGCCGCCGCCGGAAGCAGCCCGGGCAGTTCCGCCTGCGCTGGGACGAGACCGTCTACACGCCGGGCGAGGTGCGGGTGCAGGTCTATCGGGACGGTGCGCCGTGGGCCGAGGACGTGGTCCGCACCGCCGGTGCCCCCGCCCACCTCGAGCTCACCGCCGACCGCAGCGCGATCACGGCCGACGGGCGCGACCTCGTCCACGTCTCCGCCCGTGTGCTCGACGCCGACGGGGTCGAGGTGCCCACTGCCACCGACCTGCTGCGCTTCGCCGTCGAGGGCCCGGGCCGGATCCTCGCCACCGACAACGGCGACCCCACCGACATGACCGCGTTCCCCTCGCCGGAGCGTCGGGCGTTCAGCGGCAGGGCGCTCGCCGTCGTCGCCGCCGAGCGCGGGGCCGACGGCACGCTCCGCGTGAGCGCGAGCGCCGAGGGCCTGCAGGGCGACGAGGTGCTCGTCCAGCTCGCACGGAGCCCCCGCCCCGGCGGCAGGACCGCGGGGACGGGGGCTGGGGAGCGCTGA
- a CDS encoding FCD domain-containing protein: MRLPPCSGTSCDPRCYTIYNRDRWSSCTARRGGANSTPGTLSAIGEAIALAERAGVDPTRLVQVLEGGLASSAVLSLTTEKLLAGDGSSGGSAGDQRDREARQAMTDETVVRVPLTDAVHDRLLEMIMDGSLAPGAPLRVQALAARLGVSQTPIRESLGRLAGSHLVLRSPMRGYTVAPLLSGEEVVDLMHARLLLESEIAAQAAGAEGLDDALRENLDRSRRVSVGPTYEDYREYLELSAEFHTLIGEACENRFLRSALDSLPVHVQRFRLFGPEGVDDVEVSLAEHDAVRRALATGDPARARHAVEEHIRGVEARSRLSLDR, from the coding sequence ATGCGACTGCCTCCTTGCAGTGGGACGTCATGTGATCCCAGATGCTACACAATATACAATCGGGATCGATGGTCGTCCTGCACCGCGCGACGCGGAGGGGCGAACAGCACGCCCGGCACGCTGAGCGCCATCGGCGAGGCCATCGCCCTGGCCGAACGGGCGGGGGTGGACCCGACACGGCTCGTCCAGGTGCTCGAGGGCGGGCTCGCGTCCAGCGCAGTACTCTCCCTGACGACGGAGAAGCTGCTCGCGGGTGACGGCAGCTCGGGCGGAAGCGCAGGCGACCAACGGGATCGGGAGGCGAGGCAGGCCATGACGGATGAGACGGTGGTGCGGGTTCCGCTGACCGATGCGGTCCACGATCGGCTCCTGGAGATGATCATGGACGGTTCCCTCGCCCCCGGGGCACCGCTTCGCGTCCAGGCCCTGGCGGCACGGCTCGGGGTGAGCCAGACCCCGATCAGAGAATCCCTCGGGCGACTTGCCGGATCCCACCTCGTTCTCCGTTCGCCGATGCGCGGCTACACGGTCGCGCCCCTCCTCTCCGGCGAGGAGGTCGTCGACCTCATGCACGCGCGTCTGCTCCTCGAATCGGAGATCGCCGCCCAGGCCGCAGGCGCGGAGGGGCTCGACGACGCCCTACGGGAGAACCTCGACCGCTCCCGACGCGTGAGCGTCGGGCCGACCTATGAGGACTATCGCGAGTACCTGGAGCTGAGCGCCGAGTTCCACACGCTCATCGGTGAGGCGTGCGAGAACAGGTTCCTCCGCTCCGCGCTGGACTCGCTGCCCGTCCACGTGCAGCGCTTCCGTCTGTTCGGGCCCGAGGGGGTCGATGACGTCGAGGTGTCCCTCGCCGAGCACGACGCGGTGCGCCGTGCTCTCGCCACCGGCGACCCGGCGCGTGCGCGTCACGCCGTGGAGGAGCACATCCGAGGTGTCGAGGCGAGGTCACGACTCTCCCTCGACCGCTGA
- a CDS encoding SDR family NAD(P)-dependent oxidoreductase, whose translation MALTPYPASEFPTTPTAIVTGAASPRGIGRATAHRLAEDGWAVAVVDLDQAASEGVAAEVAERHGVPALGLGVDISDESAVGDAVSRIEAELPQIVGLVNNAGVSSPVPFLEVTSEEWKRVIDVNVNGTFHVTRAVAPIMVKHSLGRIVNIASASAQRGGGVYGRAAYSGSKAALMGIAKTLARELGPYGITANTVSPGSIDTDIMGGRLTDERKEFLLKELPVGRVGTVDDVAGVINFLLGREGGYLTGVTYDVNGGSHIA comes from the coding sequence ATGGCGCTGACGCCCTATCCGGCATCCGAATTCCCCACCACCCCGACCGCGATCGTCACCGGGGCCGCGTCACCGCGCGGCATCGGTCGCGCGACCGCTCATCGACTCGCCGAGGACGGCTGGGCCGTCGCGGTGGTCGATCTCGACCAGGCGGCCAGCGAGGGCGTCGCGGCGGAGGTCGCCGAGCGGCACGGCGTCCCCGCCCTCGGCCTCGGGGTCGACATCAGCGACGAGAGCGCGGTGGGGGACGCCGTCTCCCGCATCGAGGCCGAGCTCCCGCAGATCGTCGGGCTCGTCAACAATGCCGGGGTCTCGTCGCCCGTCCCGTTCCTCGAGGTCACGTCGGAGGAGTGGAAGCGTGTCATCGACGTCAACGTCAACGGCACCTTCCACGTGACGCGCGCTGTCGCTCCGATCATGGTGAAGCACTCCCTCGGCCGCATCGTGAACATCGCGAGCGCCTCTGCTCAGCGGGGCGGCGGGGTGTACGGGCGTGCGGCGTACTCCGGCTCCAAGGCCGCGCTCATGGGGATCGCCAAGACCCTCGCGCGGGAGCTCGGGCCCTACGGGATCACGGCCAACACCGTCTCGCCGGGGTCGATCGACACCGACATCATGGGCGGCCGCCTGACCGATGAGCGCAAGGAGTTCCTCCTCAAGGAGCTCCCCGTGGGCCGCGTCGGCACCGTCGACGACGTCGCCGGCGTCATCAACTTCCTCCTCGGCCGGGAGGGCGGCTACCTCACGGGCGTCACCTACGACGTCAACGGCGGCTCGCACATCGCCTGA
- a CDS encoding GntP family permease, with translation MEWMEETGWESWLGTGGLIGVAVVAVLLLLLLVMRFKVHAFLALIIVSLLTALAAGIPVGNVVDTLVAGFGSTLGNVALLVAIGAMLGALVETSGGARALAEKMIGIFGERRAPFALGIASLFIGFPIFMDAGFVLMIPIVYAVARRLGMNLLAIGLPVAAALSTMHVFLPPHPGPVAATEFVEANLGYVLLLGLLVVFPVWFLSGHLWGKVVARRFVVDVPDAVFGTMTGEEEEIENPPGAGTVVFLLLLPLFLILLNTGLDGLGSAGVVDAGASWVEALRMLGQTPVALLIAVIATTVLLGFRRGRSGTAIERTLENALGPVCSVILITGAGGMFGGVLRATGIGDAIADSLAAVGIPLILAAYLIAAAIRIAQGSATVALTTAAALVAPGVLASDLNELQVACVVLALAAGSVLAGHVNDSGFWLVSRLLRIDVKTTLRTWTVQQTIESVAGFALVLVIYGVVSLV, from the coding sequence ATGGAGTGGATGGAAGAGACCGGCTGGGAGAGCTGGCTCGGCACGGGCGGCCTCATCGGCGTCGCGGTCGTCGCCGTCCTCCTTCTGCTGCTGCTGGTGATGCGCTTCAAGGTGCATGCCTTCCTGGCGCTCATCATCGTCAGCCTCCTCACCGCGCTCGCAGCCGGCATCCCCGTCGGCAACGTCGTGGACACGCTCGTCGCCGGCTTCGGGAGCACCCTCGGGAACGTCGCGCTCCTGGTGGCGATCGGAGCGATGCTCGGCGCGCTCGTGGAGACGTCAGGGGGCGCTCGTGCCCTCGCCGAGAAGATGATCGGCATCTTCGGCGAGCGGCGTGCCCCCTTCGCCCTCGGCATCGCCTCGCTGTTCATCGGCTTCCCCATCTTCATGGATGCGGGATTCGTGCTGATGATCCCGATCGTCTACGCCGTCGCCCGGCGACTCGGGATGAACCTGCTCGCCATCGGACTCCCGGTGGCGGCCGCCCTGTCCACGATGCACGTGTTCCTGCCGCCGCATCCCGGACCCGTCGCGGCGACGGAGTTCGTCGAGGCGAATCTCGGGTACGTGCTGCTGCTCGGCCTCCTCGTCGTGTTCCCGGTCTGGTTCCTCTCCGGCCACCTGTGGGGGAAGGTCGTCGCCCGCCGCTTCGTCGTGGATGTGCCGGATGCGGTCTTCGGCACGATGACCGGCGAGGAGGAGGAGATCGAGAATCCCCCTGGGGCGGGGACCGTGGTGTTCCTGCTGCTCCTCCCGCTCTTCCTGATCCTCCTCAACACGGGCCTGGACGGCCTCGGCAGCGCCGGCGTGGTGGATGCCGGGGCGAGCTGGGTCGAGGCCCTGCGGATGCTCGGCCAGACCCCGGTCGCGCTGCTGATCGCCGTCATCGCCACGACGGTCCTGCTCGGGTTCCGCCGCGGCAGGAGCGGGACGGCGATCGAGCGGACGCTCGAGAACGCCCTCGGCCCGGTCTGCTCGGTCATCCTCATCACCGGCGCAGGAGGAATGTTCGGCGGCGTGCTGCGGGCCACCGGGATCGGTGACGCGATCGCCGACTCCCTCGCAGCGGTCGGCATTCCGCTGATCCTGGCGGCCTACCTCATCGCCGCGGCGATCCGCATCGCCCAGGGGTCGGCGACCGTCGCGCTCACCACCGCCGCCGCGCTGGTCGCTCCGGGTGTGCTCGCGAGCGATCTGAACGAGCTGCAGGTGGCTTGCGTCGTGCTCGCCCTGGCCGCAGGCTCCGTGCTGGCCGGGCACGTCAACGACTCGGGGTTCTGGCTCGTCTCCAGGCTCCTCCGCATCGATGTGAAGACCACCCTCCGCACCTGGACGGTGCAGCAGACCATCGAGTCCGTCGCCGGATTCGCGCTGGTCCTGGTCATCTACGGGGTCGTCTCCCTCGTCTGA